The DNA region GGCCTGGGCCTCGGGCTGGGACTTCGGTTCCCCCATCTGGCCCAGGTGCTGGACACCTGGCCGGAAGTGGGCTGGTTCGAGATCATCTCCGAGAACTTCATGGACTCCGGCGGCTACCCGCGTCACGCCCTGGACCGGATCGCCGAGCGCTACCCGATCGTCATGCACGGCGTCTCGCTGTCCATCGGCAGCACCGACCCGCTCGACCTCGGGTACCTGGAGCGGCTGCGCCGCCTGGCCGACGCCACGAAAGCCCGCTGGGTCTCCGACCACGTCTGCTGGACCGGCGTGACCGGAGTCAACACGCACGACCTGCTGCCGGTGCCCTTCACCGAGGAAGCGCTCGCCCACCTGGTGCGCCGGGTCCGCACCGTCCAGGACGTGCTGGAACGGCCACTGGTGCTGGAGAACCCGAGCACGTACGCGACGTTCGCCGGCGCCGCCATGCCCGAGTGGGAGTTCATCGCCCGCCTGGCCGCGGACTCCGGCTGCGGCCTGCTGCTCGACGTCAACAACGTCTACGTCTCCGCCGTCAACCACGGCTTCGACCCCGAGGAGTACGTGCGCGCACTGCCGGCCGACCGGATCGTGCAGATCCACCTCGCAGGCCACACTCACCTCGACACCCACATCATCGACACCCACGACCAGCCCGTGGCAGAACCGGTCTGGCAGCTCTACGAGCTGGCGACCTCCCTCACCGGACCGGTGCCCACCCTGCTCGAATGGGACGACCGCATCCCGCCGCTGCCCGACCTGCTCGCAGAACTGGACAAGGCTCGTCCGTACATCGAGAACGCGGCTGCGGTCCCGGTGGGCCGTGGCTAGCGCACCCGGCTTGGACGAGGCACAGCGCTGGCTCCAGCAGGCGATCCTCGGCCCGCGGGAGGGACAACGCGCGCAGTTGCTGGCGCCGGCGGCCCGGCTGACTCCCGCACAGTGCCTGGACGTCTACCGGCACGGCTACCGGCTGCGGCTGCTGGAGGCGATGCGCGGGCTCCACCCGGGCCTGCGGGCGCTGCTCGGCGAGGAGGTCTTCGACGACTTCGCCGTGGACTACCTGGACGCCCGCCCCTCCCGTTCCTACACCCTCTTCGAACTCGACCGGCACTTCGCCTATTTCCTCGCCGATCACCGCCCCGACCGGGAGCGGCCGGCCGACCGGCGCGAGGCGTGGATCGACGTGGTCATCGATCTCGCGCGCTACGAGCGGGCGTTCGCCGAGGTGTACGACGGCCCCGGTGCCGAGGCCGTGCCCGACAGCTACGCGGTTCCACCCGGTGAGGTCAGCCCGGCGCCCTGCCTGCGGCTGTTGACCCTGAGCGCGCCCGTGCACACCTACGCGGCAGCCGCCCGCCGGGGCCTCGATCCCGCGCCCCCGGTGCCGAGGCCGGTGCGGCTCGCGCTGTCACGCCGGAACTACATCGTCACCGCCACCGAACTGGACCGGGCAGCACACCAGTTCCTGACCCTCCTCCGGGAAGGCAGGCCGGTCCGTGCGGCAGCCGCCGCAGCGGGCCTGGACGAGGCGGGAACCGCGCGCCTTCTCCACCGGTGGACGGCCGACGGATGGCTGCTGCCCGACACCACTCCCCCAGCCCCCGAATCCAGGAGACGAACACCATGACCGTCACCGCTCCACGCGAGGCCGCCACCCCCCTCATCCTCACGCACCCGGAGACGAAGGTCGACCCCAGGAGGCCCATCGAGACGCTGGACGACCTGGTCAAGCACCTGAAGCAGGCCGCCTACCTGGAGATGTCCACCATCCCCATGTACCTCTACCCGTCCTTCTCCATCGCCTCGCGCGGCTACTCCCAGTGGGACCCCGGGATGGGAGCCTTCCGGCTGATCCGCAGCATCGTCGTGGAGGAGATGCTGCACCTGTGCCTCGTCCGCAACCTTCTCGTGGCCCTGGGCAAGGGCGACGAGATCAGCTTCTACAGGAAGGACTTCGCACCGACGTACCCGTCGTACATGTTGCACCGCTGGCCACCGCTCGTCCTCGACCTGGGCCCGTGCACCAGGGAACTGGTCCGGGACGTCTTCATGGAGTTCGAGCTGCCCTCGCCGGCCATCGGCGCGGGAGCGGTGCCCGACGGGTGGTACGCCACCATCGGCGAGTTCTATGCGGCCGTCGGTAAGGGGCTCAAGACCCTCAATGACACGACGCCCGACCTCTGGAAGCAGAACAAGCCGTACCTCCAATACATCACGGCCTACTGGAACAAGGACGGCGGCGGCGAGCCGGTCGCGATCAAGGACCTGGAGACCGCCCAGGAGGCTCTGAAGACCATCGTCGAGCAGGGCGAGGGAGCCTCGCCCGACATGCTCACCGTCCCCATCGACCCGCTGAAGCCCGTTCCCGGCCTGGACGAGATGCCGCACTACATCAAGTTCAAGCGCATCGCGGACGGCGTCGAACCGATCGGCCCGGTCTGGCCACTGCCCACCAACCCGACAGCAGAGATCTACCGCGACGATGAGAGGGTCCGCAGCATCAACACCCTCTTCAACGCGGTGTACTCCTACGTGCTGTACATGATCGACATGGTCTACACGTCCTCGCGCGAGGACGTGACCCCGGGGCAGGACAACCCGCGCTACCACTACGAGCGCACCTTCATCTCGGCGATGCAGGGCATCCTGGTGACGGTGGCGCAGACCATGGTCGCCACCCGGGCCGACATCGACCAGTCGAGCGGCACGCGCCTGGGCCCGACCGTGCGTGCTGACGCGGCCGCCACCATGGGTCCTGGCCCGGCCGTCATCACGAATGCTGGTCCGACCTTCGAGTTCCACGAACTGCCCGAGACCGGGAAGAAGAAGCACCTCATGGACCTGTGCGACGCCGCCATGGTCCACTTTCCCCAACTCGGCGGTGACAACAGCGTCCGCTGGCTGATCGGCAAGCTGCCCGACGAACTGTGAGACACGTGGATGAGCCCGCTCGCATCGATCGCGAGCGGGCCATTCGCGGCCTCCACTGCGAAGCGCGGGGTACTCCAGTCGCGGTTCTCCATCTGCGCTGGTCAATGGTCTGATTTCGAGCCTACTGGGCTGACGTGTCGCCAGGGCAGTGATGGTTCGTAACTCACCCGATTGGGATGCATTTTGAACACTTACGGACAGTTAGCGGTGTCATCGTGAAGTGGCAGGTCACGGGCCTGGTGTGATTCCGTGCCCGGGTGCTCGTGCTGCTAACGCGCGGCAGTCTGCCGCATAGATCGTCGGGCAGGGAGGTCTTCGCGGACTCCGGCCCGTTCCGGCCCGCCAGGCTCCTACGCTCCCGGGCATGGTGGACCCCGAGGCGCTGGAACGGATCGCCGCGCGCCGCGCGGAACTGGACGGGCTGGAAGAACAGCTGGTCAAGCAGCTGGTCAAGGTGCGGGCCGAGCGGGACGAACTCGCAGTCGCGGAGCAAGTCCTGACGCGGATGAATGAGCAGAGCACTGGGGAACGGGCCGTCGGCGCGCCGACGTCGGCGCAGGTCGGCGGGCGTCCTGTGCTCTTGGTCCCGCACCGCCGCGACAGCCAGGACGTGTCAAAACCTGTGGATCTGCTAGCTAAGGGCTGTCCCGTTTTAAAGGGATGTCTCGTTTGGAGGTTGAGGCCCTACGCTGTGCGGATGTCGAGTCGTCTGAGCGTGGCGGTGTGCCCCGGCCGTGAAATCGCCTACCCGGCGGCCCTGCAACGCCTCGCGGGAATGGGCGGGATCCCACTGGTGTGCTTCGAGTGTAAATGTGGCGCTACCCACCTTGTCGTGGTGTCACCCGATGGTGCCGAGGTTGTCGCCTCAGGAGGCGGTTACCTGCGTGCCAGATTCGAGTTGCTCGGCTGGGTGCGCTCAACTGTGTTCGCCGAGGGCGGTGCTTTCCGCCACTACATGGTGCCGGACGCCGACCGGTCCCTGCTGGACGGTTTCCTCGCGCTCCTGGCTGCCCGCGTGCCCGGCACCTGAGCCGTCAGGCTTTGAGGTTCGGACACAGCCTGCGTCGGCAGATCTGCACCACGCCAGGGGTGACGAAGGCATGGACCGACCCGCGGGTCCGACCATGCCAGTGCCATGATCTTGGAGTGGCTGGTGTGATCACGGCGTCGGAGCCGTCCTGGATATTCCCGTTCAGCGGGCTGGGCCCGCGCGACTTCCAGAAGCTGATCACGATGCTCCGCCGCGAGGGGGCCGAAACGGTGCGCCCGGGCCGACCGTGGAGCCTGCCGTTGGAGGATCGGGTTCTACTGGTCGCCGCCTACTGGCGCACGAACCTGACGCTGCGGCAGCTCGCGCCACTGTTCGGGGTGTCCAAGTCGACGGCCGGCCGGATCATCGACCACATCGGGCCCCTGCTCGCGCTCAATCCACG from Kitasatospora cathayae includes:
- the bufB gene encoding MNIO family bufferin maturase — translated: MPDTSPVPRSSGLGLGLGLRFPHLAQVLDTWPEVGWFEIISENFMDSGGYPRHALDRIAERYPIVMHGVSLSIGSTDPLDLGYLERLRRLADATKARWVSDHVCWTGVTGVNTHDLLPVPFTEEALAHLVRRVRTVQDVLERPLVLENPSTYATFAGAAMPEWEFIARLAADSGCGLLLDVNNVYVSAVNHGFDPEEYVRALPADRIVQIHLAGHTHLDTHIIDTHDQPVAEPVWQLYELATSLTGPVPTLLEWDDRIPPLPDLLAELDKARPYIENAAAVPVGRG
- a CDS encoding HvfC/BufC N-terminal domain-containing protein; translated protein: MDEAQRWLQQAILGPREGQRAQLLAPAARLTPAQCLDVYRHGYRLRLLEAMRGLHPGLRALLGEEVFDDFAVDYLDARPSRSYTLFELDRHFAYFLADHRPDRERPADRREAWIDVVIDLARYERAFAEVYDGPGAEAVPDSYAVPPGEVSPAPCLRLLTLSAPVHTYAAAARRGLDPAPPVPRPVRLALSRRNYIVTATELDRAAHQFLTLLREGRPVRAAAAAAGLDEAGTARLLHRWTADGWLLPDTTPPAPESRRRTP
- a CDS encoding ferritin-like domain-containing protein, which codes for MTVTAPREAATPLILTHPETKVDPRRPIETLDDLVKHLKQAAYLEMSTIPMYLYPSFSIASRGYSQWDPGMGAFRLIRSIVVEEMLHLCLVRNLLVALGKGDEISFYRKDFAPTYPSYMLHRWPPLVLDLGPCTRELVRDVFMEFELPSPAIGAGAVPDGWYATIGEFYAAVGKGLKTLNDTTPDLWKQNKPYLQYITAYWNKDGGGEPVAIKDLETAQEALKTIVEQGEGASPDMLTVPIDPLKPVPGLDEMPHYIKFKRIADGVEPIGPVWPLPTNPTAEIYRDDERVRSINTLFNAVYSYVLYMIDMVYTSSREDVTPGQDNPRYHYERTFISAMQGILVTVAQTMVATRADIDQSSGTRLGPTVRADAAATMGPGPAVITNAGPTFEFHELPETGKKKHLMDLCDAAMVHFPQLGGDNSVRWLIGKLPDEL